The DNA sequence GCCATCCTTGTGTTCTTCCTGAAGGTCCCGACGCATGAAAAAGCCAGCCATGAGCAGGTCAGCAACTATCTGCAGGACATGAAGCTCGGTTTCCGTTACATCCAAAACCACGCCTTCATCAAACGGCTGTTCCTGTATTTTTCCTTGGCTTTCCTGATGGCCGCACCGGTGTCCTTCCTCTCTCCGCTGCAGGTGGCGCGCTCGTTCGGCGAGGATGTTTGGCGTTTGACGGCGATCGAAATTGCCTTTTCCATCGGGATGATCGGCGGCGGACTCTGGATCGCGTCATGGGGCGGCTTCAAAAACCGGATCCATTCCATCGCCTCTGCGATCGGGGCTATGGGCTTGTGCACCTTCGGGATGGGGGTAATCCCGAATTTCTGGATTTACCTTTTCCTGATGGGGCTCGTCGGTCTTGTCATCCCGCTCCTGAACGCTCCGAGCATGACCCTGCTGCAGGAAAAGGTCGAGGAAGATTTCCTCGGCCGTGTCTTCGGAGTTCAGAGCATGGTCTCGAGCTCAATGATGCCGCTGGGGATGCTGATTTTCGGACCGCTGGCGGACCGGATGGCGATCGAAATCCTGATGGCCGTATCGGGCGTGTTGCTGATGGTCGTAGCCTTCTTCGCCATCCGCGACCGGATTCTGCTGGAAGCGGGCAAGCCGGAACCTTCGGACACCGGAAAAGAATCAAACTAAAGACTGGAGCTGCCGCATCGGGCAGCTCTTTTTTGCGGTTGTCCGATATTTTGCGTTTATCGGACAAGCAGTGATCCAAACGCGACGCGGATGTCCGATACTATTCGTTTATCGGACAAGCAGTGTTCCAAATGCGATGCGGTTGTCCGATACTTTGCAGTTATCGGACAAGCAGTGTTCCAAATGCGATGCGGTTGTCCGATACTTTGCGTTTATCGGACAAGCAGTGTTCCAAATGCGATGCGGTTGTCCGATATTTTGCGTTTATCGGACAAGCAGTGTTCCAAATGCGATGCGGTTGTCCGATATTTTGCGTTTATCGGACACTGGAGCGCAAGACGAGCAGCAAAGCGCAATTGTCGGCAAACCACAAAGAAGAACCCGTCCAAAAATCAGATGGGTTCTTCTTTATTACTATTATTAGTTTACAATCCGCATTTCAGCTGTGCGCCGCAGTTCGTGCAGGTGTTGCAGCCGCCCAGATCTTCGACCGTACCTTGACGGCAGATCGGGCAGGTGTCGCCGATTTCGTTTCCGATTGTGACATCAGTGGCCTCGAGATTGGTTATCGAATCAACCAGGAAAGTCTTGTCTTTGTTGATTTTGACGTGCTCTTTTTCTTCCTCGATTTGGCCTTCCTCATCCCATACGTTCTCTTCAGCTTTCAGTGTCAGCACCTGAGAATCACGGCTGCCGTCCACGTAGACCGTTCCGCCTTTTGCTCCACCCAGATAAAGGCGCTCGTAGATTTTCTCGACTTGATCGACGGTGTAGCCTTTCGGCGCGTTCACCGTTTTCGAAATGGAGCTGTCGACCCAGCGTTGGATTGTCGTCTGCACATCGACATGCTCCTCTGGGGCAAGCGTCATGGCCGCCACGAAGTAATCCGGCAAGTGATTCGGATCGGCCTCCGGATGGCGATCCAGAAATTCCTGGACGATATCCGCCTTCACCTCGATGAATTTGCCGAGACGGCCGCTCCGGTAATAGGTGAACGAGAAGTAAGGTTCCAACCCGGTGGAAACGCCGGCCATCGTCCCGGTCGATCCGGTAGGCGCCACCGTCAATAGATGCGAGTTGCGGATGCCGTATTTCAGGACGCCTTCGCGGATGTGTTCCGGCATTTTTTTCATGTAGCCTGTGTTGATGAAACGCTCGCGCAGAATCTGCGTCTCTTTACCGGTCTGTCCGACCAGGAAGGGGAAGCTGCCGCGTGTCTTCGCCAACTCGATGCTTTCCTCGTAGGCCGCCACAGCGATCGTTTCGAACACTTGATCGATCAGCTGCAGGCTTTCCAGGGAACCGTAGCGGACGCCGCAATAGATCAGCATGTCCGCCAAGCCCATGATCCCCAAGCCAATCCGTCGTTCGCCGAGCGCTTGTTTTTTGTTTTCCTCCAGAAAGTAAGGGGTGGAGTCGATGACGTTGTCCTGCATATGGATGCCGGTGCGGACTGTCTGTTCCAATTTGGCGAAATCGACCATCTGCAGATCCTTGTTGACCATCTCGGCCAGATTGACGGCGGCCAAGTTGCAGACGGAATAGGCTGCCAGCGGCTGTTCGCCGCAAGGATTGGTGGCGACGACTTTTTGACCATAGGCGACCGCATTCGTCATTTTGTTGGCGTTGTCGATGAAGAAGATGCCGGGTTCTGCCGCGTAAGTGGCGCAGACATTGATCAGCCGCCATAATTCGCGGGCTTTGACGGTCCGGTAGGTGCGGATGGCATTGCCGGAAGCTTCCCAATCGCGGACATCGCCGCAGTTAGTCCATTCGGCATCATAGTGCGCCATCGCGTCCGCGTCGTAATGTTCGACATCCGGGAAACGCAGCGCATATTCTTCACCACGCATCACGGCGTCCATGAAATCGTCGGTGATGCAGACGGAAATGTTGGCGCCGGTCAGGAACTCAGGATTGTTGACGGTATAGGTGCCGCCGTCGCGCAGTTTCTTCTCGGCTTCATGGATGACCGATGCATCAAATCCACCGTGTCCCGGGATGTGTTTGTAGTTGACGATTCCTGTATACATATTGATTTCTTTTGAAGAAAACGGCGTGAAATGCAGCTTCTCCTTCGCCAGCATACGGATCTGTTCATCCTCGAAGTTTTCGATGATGTAGCGGAGGATGCGCGGATTCTGCATCTTCGAAATGATGAATTCGAAGATATCCGGATGCCAGTCGGCCAGCATGATCATCTGGGCGCCACGGCGGGAGCCGCCTTGTTCGACCAAATGCGTCAGCTTGGCGATGTCGTCCATCCAGGAAACGGAGCCGGAAGAGCGCCCATTGACGCCTTTCACGATTGTGTGGCGCGGACGCAGCGTCGAACCGTTCGAACCGACACCGCCGCCACGGCTCATGATTTCCATGACTTTCTTGCGGTGATCGGAAATGCCGCCGCGCGAGTCGGGCACGAAAGGCATGACGTAACAGTTGAAATAGGTCACATCGGTACCGGAGCCGGCGCCGTAGAGCACGCGCCCGGCCGGGATGAAGTTCAAGGCTTTTTGCTCTTCGTAGAATTTCAGGAACGCTTCATGGCGCAGTTCCGGCGTTATTTCGACCTCGGCCAAGCCATGGGCATTGCGCATCGCAATCTGTTCGTAGAAAAGCTCCAGCGGTTTGTCCAGCGTCAGGATCCGGCGCGTCACGATGCCGCCTTCCTCGACTTCGAAATCGTCGATGTTGTGCTGGTATTCCTCGGAAACTTTGATGCGGACAGTCTGTTCCTTATGGTTGATCGAGAGGACGGTGCCGGTTCCGCGGGCTGGGTATTTCGGATCCTCCTTGACCGTCAAAATCACCAGATCCCCTTCGGACAAGGTCTCCTTTGTGGCATCCTTGTAGGAGTAACGATCCAGCATGACGAGACGGGACACGCCTGCATACGTGACGTGCATATCTTCCGTAATCGGAAACACATGCGGAAACCGCTCGATGTCCTTGTTCAATTTTTCGAATCCTGCTTTAAATGTGGTCTTTGTTGCATCCACAGTAATCACTCCCTTATTTATGACGAAAACACTAGATGTTGTGCTGTCGGATTGTTTCTCATACCATATATGTTAATTCTGTTCACCGGATAAATCAAGGGGAACAATCATGGAGCTGTATTTTGGAAATGGATGAAAACGTTGTTTGGGTGGATGGGGATGCGTTTGTAATAATATATCGGCCAATAAGAAGAGTGTGTTGTGCGTCGGGATGGAGTCGTCGGCTGATGCGGAGAGAATGAACATCGAACAGCCGAGAGGTCAAGACGTTTTCTGAATCCGATGACCAACCCGCACCAAACCAAGCTCGTCCACGCAAGTAATGCGAAATAGTATCCGTTCAACCCTCCCGAAAGCTATAATAAAAGCAGAAAGAACAACAAAAGAAAGGAGTCCGAGCATGAATAACGATAAAGAACGTTTCGCGGACATGATTCGGCATTCGCAACGCATCGTCGCCTTCACTGGTGCGGGCATCAGCACGGAGAGCGGCATCCCGGATTTCCGTTCGGCGGGCGGGATGTTCGACAGGCTGAGCGGCCGCCATTTCACTGGCGAGGAGACGCTCAGCATCGGTTTCCTGGAGACGTATCCCGAGCTTTTCTTCCGCAATTATGCGGAGCATTTCGATTTTTCGCAGGCGCTCCCGAACGCCGCGCACCGCTTCTTTGCGGCGCTCGAACGGACAGGCAAAAATGTCACCGTCGTCACCCAGAACATCGACAATCTGCACCAGATTGCCGGCAGCAGCGCAATCATCGAACTGCACGGCAACGGGACGAGATGGCGGACATCCGACACTGCGGAGCCCGCCGATGCCACCAAGATCAGGATGGACGCGGAAGGCATCCAGCGCGATCCCCAAGGCAGGATGGTGCGCCCCGATATCGTCCTCTACGGCGAAATGCTCGACGAAGAAGCGATGGAGCGCGCGGCTGCGGCAATCGGCGCGGCGGATATGCTCGTCGTCATCGGCACCTCGTTGGCCGTCTATCCGGCCGCAAGCTTTATCCACTATTTCAAAGGGCCATATGCCGTCCTGCTCAACCGGACGCCCGTGCCGCAGTCGCTGTCCTTCCAAATGGCCGTCCAGACCGATGCCGGCGCTTTTTTGGCGGACGTCTGGGAAGATTTTTTTGAGAAATGAACAATAAACGCTTTAATTAAAAATGGAAGTCCTGAAAGGGGAAATCGTTATGCCGAAGCTGAGTCAGCTGGCGAGGTATCTGGTCTATTCCTACGAAAACCATACGGCAGCCCGGTTCGGCGACAACGAGCTGAAGCTGCAGACGATGCTGTATTTCGCGCAGCGGGAATGTCTGGCATTGGTCGGAGAGCCGTTGTTCGGGGAAAGTTTCGAAGGCTGGGAAGAAGGACCGGTGCTGCCGGACCTGCATTTCTTCTTCGAGGAAGGCTACGATCCGTTCGAACCGCTGGAGATGAAAAAATTGACGGAGCGCGAACAGTTCATCCTGGACCGCGTCGTCTTTGCCTACGGACTGTACGAAGGCTGGTATCTGGCGGACTTGGCGCGCCGCGAAGCATCCTGGCGCAACAGCAGACCAGACGTCGCGCCAGAAGCAACCGAACCCAAACCGTTGGAGCTTGCGGATATCCGCGAGGATGCAAAAAAGGTGCGGCTGTATGACACACTGTTTGATGTTTATCTGGATGAGCTGGAGGAATTCGAAGGGGAGGTGCTGGAGCCATGAACGAAACGCAAGCCTACATCGGAGCCATCGTAAAGACACGTTTTGCCTATCATGATCTCGAAAAGAACACAATCGCCTTCAAGTCGCGCCCATTCCTGATCGTCGGTGCGGAATACGATACGCTGCCGTGCGACTTCACGGCTTTTCCGATTTCGAAAGTGTCCGCCAGCCAGAACATCGATCCCGTCCACGACATCAAAGTCGAAAAGGAACGCTACCCCAAACTGAGCTTGAATGCGGAAGTCTCCTACATCCGCGTCCATAAAATCCAGACGATCCACAGCTCGCAGCTTGCGATCGGAGTCCTGTCCTCTGTGAGCGAGGATTACCCAGAGCTCTATGCCGAGGTGAAAGCGGCTTACCGGGATTTTTCCGGCGGACTATTTTGACTGAGCGGAGCTGCGACCCCGGATGGGAATTTACCACGAAAAAAACACCCCAGCATAGCGGCGTTCCATGATGGAGCCTCCGTACTAAGCGGGGTGTTTTACAAGCGTTCAGCGTTCAAGCAAACTCAGCGACGTGCGTCTAAGCTTCCAGTCTATTTCACGCCATTTCCCTTTGTCGGGAAAGCAGCGACAACAGCGCCGTCTGCATCACTGAAAACGACTTGTTTAGAAGTCACAGTGACAGTGATATCCAATATAGCAGCAGTTGCAGTAAGCTCAGCTAGGATGGCTTGTTTATCAGCTTTTGTAAGCTGATTCATGCTTTTCGCTCCACGTGCAGTCACGACAGCTTGTGCATTATTTATGTAGACAATGATTTGATCCGCTTCTTCAGCAGGTACATCATGGGACCGTAAATAATTTTTTGCTTGCTGCACATAATTGGCTGGTAGATTGGTGGCTACCAAAGTTTTGATGATATCATTTTCAGTTGCAGCAGCAACATTCGCTTGCGTTCCGAAGAACAAGACGAATGCGAACAAAAGAGATACAATAACTTTTTTCATATTTTTCACCTCCTTTCAATGCATCTGCCCGGATGCTGAATCAGTAATGCTCCATTTCGGCCGTATAGGCACGATTTTGGCGATAGGCCGCTCGCTTAGCTTTGCTGATCAGATTGTAGCCAACTAGGCAGGCTGTCCCCAAAAAGAAGACCAGTACCCCGGCGGCCAGCAAAAATGTAGTGTAATGCATAGCCAACGTGCGCAAGGCCGTATTGACATAATCCGCTGAAATGCTGATGCGCTGCGGAATCTTAAGGCTTAAAGCCACAAGCGCTGGGATGATGACGTAGGCCGATCCGGAAACTAAGCTGCTGCCGATCCAAATCAGGGAGCGGTGAGGCCGTTTCCAGTTCAAGCAGACGAGTGTCCCGGCAATCAAAAAGAAGGCCAACGGTGCAATATAGAAATATGCAAGGACGGTTTGCAGCATTTTCCGGACAGTCTGGAATTGCGGGTAAGCAATGACGTTATCCAGATTGAGCAACATCGTATGGCTGCCGACAATGGCGGCGGCTTCATCAATGACAGCGGCAGTCTGCGCTTGCAAGCTTTCATCGAACGGCTGGTTATGGTCTGCGGCATAATTCTGAACATAAGCCGTCACAGGCTCTTCGAACATACTGCGATTGGTCGTCGGCTCATAGGAAGCGTCAGGTGTGATCAGATAGTTGAGCGCTTGTTCATTGTTCGTGCGGGCAAGCTGTCGCAAGCCATATGGGTTCATCGCAGCTTCGACGAAGACTTCCTCAGGTAGGGACGTTTGCAAGCTTAACGTCTTGAATTTAGCGGATAGACTTTCCTCTATTTGAGTGTAGTAGGGGCTGTCTTCCAACTGCTGATTGAGGTCGCTTGCGTTCATCAGGACTTGCTTCATGAAGATGACTCCGATAAAGGCAACCACTACAAACATCAGCAGAAAGCTGAGGATGAATCTGCCGATTTTTTTTATGTTTCGCATCACGAGGCTCCTTCAAAATTGATTTCCGACAGGGACTTGCCTTCGACCAATTTTGCGGTCACGACATATCTGTCAGGGGTGTTACCGATGTAGTCGAAAGGATAATAAGTGTACAAGGTCAAAATCTGCTCTTCGGAGGGTGCCAGAATACTTTCATCGGTATTGCTCTTGATTTCGATGTTGCTGATTTCATACACATAAGTTCCATAGGTCAGTTCCAGGCGGATAGCATCGCCGATCTGTGCATCCCCCAAAGTCTTGAAGACGGAATTGGTGTGCCCGGTGATGACGGTGTTTCCGATGTCACCCGGGAACACGGAACCATAATATTGGCCAGCGCCATCTAACAATTGTGTTGCATCGTCGCCGACGAAAACAGGCGAGCTGATGCCCGCCGCATCCACGCTCAGCGTGCCGTATTCATCTCC is a window from the uncultured Trichococcus sp. genome containing:
- a CDS encoding MFS transporter, with the protein product MVKNMEYEKWQRQTALFLGSQTISLFGSSLVQYAIFWYLTLETKSGVIMTLSTIFGFLPTFFISPFAGVWADRYNRKRLIILSDGITALSTLVLVLLFLAGQRSIWILLATSAIRAVGAGIQMPAVGAILPQIVPEKELTRINGLNGSIQAVVMLVSPMISGALYQFAPMEGIFLIDIVTAALAIAILVFFLKVPTHEKASHEQVSNYLQDMKLGFRYIQNHAFIKRLFLYFSLAFLMAAPVSFLSPLQVARSFGEDVWRLTAIEIAFSIGMIGGGLWIASWGGFKNRIHSIASAIGAMGLCTFGMGVIPNFWIYLFLMGLVGLVIPLLNAPSMTLLQEKVEEDFLGRVFGVQSMVSSSMMPLGMLIFGPLADRMAIEILMAVSGVLLMVVAFFAIRDRILLEAGKPEPSDTGKESN
- a CDS encoding vitamin B12-dependent ribonucleotide reductase; amino-acid sequence: MDATKTTFKAGFEKLNKDIERFPHVFPITEDMHVTYAGVSRLVMLDRYSYKDATKETLSEGDLVILTVKEDPKYPARGTGTVLSINHKEQTVRIKVSEEYQHNIDDFEVEEGGIVTRRILTLDKPLELFYEQIAMRNAHGLAEVEITPELRHEAFLKFYEEQKALNFIPAGRVLYGAGSGTDVTYFNCYVMPFVPDSRGGISDHRKKVMEIMSRGGGVGSNGSTLRPRHTIVKGVNGRSSGSVSWMDDIAKLTHLVEQGGSRRGAQMIMLADWHPDIFEFIISKMQNPRILRYIIENFEDEQIRMLAKEKLHFTPFSSKEINMYTGIVNYKHIPGHGGFDASVIHEAEKKLRDGGTYTVNNPEFLTGANISVCITDDFMDAVMRGEEYALRFPDVEHYDADAMAHYDAEWTNCGDVRDWEASGNAIRTYRTVKARELWRLINVCATYAAEPGIFFIDNANKMTNAVAYGQKVVATNPCGEQPLAAYSVCNLAAVNLAEMVNKDLQMVDFAKLEQTVRTGIHMQDNVIDSTPYFLEENKKQALGERRIGLGIMGLADMLIYCGVRYGSLESLQLIDQVFETIAVAAYEESIELAKTRGSFPFLVGQTGKETQILRERFINTGYMKKMPEHIREGVLKYGIRNSHLLTVAPTGSTGTMAGVSTGLEPYFSFTYYRSGRLGKFIEVKADIVQEFLDRHPEADPNHLPDYFVAAMTLAPEEHVDVQTTIQRWVDSSISKTVNAPKGYTVDQVEKIYERLYLGGAKGGTVYVDGSRDSQVLTLKAEENVWDEEGQIEEEKEHVKINKDKTFLVDSITNLEATDVTIGNEIGDTCPICRQGTVEDLGGCNTCTNCGAQLKCGL
- a CDS encoding NAD-dependent protein deacylase — its product is MRNSIRSTLPKAIIKAERTTKERSPSMNNDKERFADMIRHSQRIVAFTGAGISTESGIPDFRSAGGMFDRLSGRHFTGEETLSIGFLETYPELFFRNYAEHFDFSQALPNAAHRFFAALERTGKNVTVVTQNIDNLHQIAGSSAIIELHGNGTRWRTSDTAEPADATKIRMDAEGIQRDPQGRMVRPDIVLYGEMLDEEAMERAAAAIGAADMLVVIGTSLAVYPAASFIHYFKGPYAVLLNRTPVPQSLSFQMAVQTDAGAFLADVWEDFFEK
- a CDS encoding type II toxin-antitoxin system antitoxin SocA domain-containing protein, coding for MPKLSQLARYLVYSYENHTAARFGDNELKLQTMLYFAQRECLALVGEPLFGESFEGWEEGPVLPDLHFFFEEGYDPFEPLEMKKLTEREQFILDRVVFAYGLYEGWYLADLARREASWRNSRPDVAPEATEPKPLELADIREDAKKVRLYDTLFDVYLDELEEFEGEVLEP
- a CDS encoding class D sortase, which produces MKNKISQKNRAKRRRIATLIGIPVMLFVSGITLLSLAFFDNVSYAFYISRMFFPQEVAIAHTNLSDSSMIAEETTTANKLSFPKYGDEYGTLSVDAAGISSPVFVGDDATQLLDGAGQYYGSVFPGDIGNTVITGHTNSVFKTLGDAQIGDAIRLELTYGTYVYEISNIEIKSNTDESILAPSEEQILTLYTYYPFDYIGNTPDRYVVTAKLVEGKSLSEINFEGAS